One Thermorudis peleae genomic window, GCTGCGCCCACGGTGTGGAGCGCTGGCGCAGCAACTGTGGCTGCAACTCAGGCATGAACCCGGGATGGACCCAGGAGTGGCGCCAGCCATTGCGCGAAGCCATGGATTGGCTCCGCGATGAACTTGCGCCACGCTATGAAGAAGCGATCGGTGCACTCTTGCACGATCCATGGGAAGCACGCGATGATTACATCCATGTTATCCTTGACCGCTCCCCTGAGAATGTGCAGCACTTTTTTGAGCGTTGGCAACGCCACCCCTTGAGCAAAGAAGAGCAAGTCACCGCACTTAAACTCCTTGAACTGCAACGCCACGCGCTTTTAATGTACACCAGTTGTGGCTGGTTCTTTGATGAGATTTCAGGTATCGAAACCGTCCAAGTGATTCAGTACGCAGCACGGGCAATTCAGCTTGCGCGCGAAGCCCTTGGGATAGACCTCGAATCAGGCTATCTTGAGTTTCTCGAACGCGCGCCCAGTAACGTCCCTGAAATTGGCAATGGGCGGGTCGTCTATGAACGGTTCGTCAAGCCAGCACAGATTGGATTAGCTGAAGTCGCCGCACACTATGCAATTAGCGCACTCTTCGAGAACTACCCAGAACAGACTGACATTGCCTGTTACACGATTCAGCAGCAGCAGGCGTACAAGGCAGAAGCAGGGCGAACCCGTCTCCTTGTTGCCACGGTCGATGTGACATCAACGATCACGAAGGAAGACGCCCAATTCACGATTGCGGCACTGCATCTTGGGGAACACAATGTTCTGAGTGGCGTCCTACCCGATCACCATCCTGAGCAGTACAAGGCCCTTCTCGAGGAATTGAAGACGAGCTTTGAGCAGGCAGATATTCCAGCATTGCTTCGCGTGTTTGACCAGCACTTTTCCGACCAGACCTACTCACTGCGCACGCTCTTTCGCGACGAACAACGAAAGATTCTCACTATCCTCCTGGATTCAGCAATAGCAGAGTCTGAAAGCTCGTTCCGGCATGTGTATGAGGACAACCGTCTGCTCATGCAGTTCCTCCACACCCTTGGCGCGCCAATTCCGCGGCCATTCCTTGCTGCCGCTGAAGTTGCCATTGAAGCCGCGCTACGCCAGGTGATTGCGGACGAGGAGCCTGATCTGGCACGGTTTGATCAGCTGCTCGACGATGCCGAACAGTGGGGGCTCGCTATCGACTACACCGGCCTTGCATATGCCATGCAACAACGGCTCGAGGCGCTGGCAACAGCCTGGCATGAACACCCCGAAGACAGTCGACTCCTGCAGACCCTCACAGCGCTTGCTGAACGTATCCCGCAGCTTCGCGAGCCCGTCAATACCTGGAATGTGCAAAACCTTGCCTGGGATGTGCGTCATACGATCTATCCGACCATGAAAGAACGGGCAGATAACGATCCTGAAGCTGCCACTTGGGTTGAGCAATTCCAGCATCTCTGCGATACGCTTTGGCTCGCCTGTGAGTGAGGCAAGCGGCGATGCGCGCTTTCACTGCAACATATCGTTTGCAACTCCACCGGCAGTTCGACTTTGCAGCAGTCCAATCGCTCGTACCGTACCTCAACGCGCTCGGGGTGAGTGATCTTTACCTCTCACCGATTACTGAAGCACGAGCTGGTAGTCTGCATGGCTATGATGTGATTGATCCCACACAGATCAGCCGCGAGCGTGGTGGGCTCGCAGGCTTTCGCTCGCTCGCGCATGCCGCACAAGCCTTTGGCCTTGGCATCATCGTCGATATCGTGCCTAATCATCAGGCCGCGCATGAGAGCAACCCAGCCTGGTGGCAATTTCTCCGAGACGGGCTCGATACACCGACTGCGCGCTGGTTTGATATTGCCTGGGATGCTCCATGGCCAGCCGTCCGTGGACGCATCACGCTGCCAGTGTTAGGCGAGCCATATGCTGAAGCGTTGCGGAGCGGGAAGCTTGCGCTTGCCTGGCATGCTGATGCTGGGCTCGTCATCACGTACGCAGATCGAATCTTTCCGGTCAACCGAGCCGGATGGCAACAATTTCTCGAACATGTCCTTACCGACACGTTACCACCGCCGTTACACCAGCAGATTGCAGCGCTTGCACAACGAGTAGCCGAAGGCAAGAGTAGTCTCGCCGAGGCAAGTGCAACGTTGCGCGGCCTTGCTAACTCTGACCAACACGTTGCACAAGCACTGGCACACGCTATCGCAGCATTTCAGCCAGCTGATACCCCCGAGGCGCAAGCACGACTCGATCGCATGCTTGCGGCACAACACTACCGACTGGCATTCTGGCGCAGTGGCCTGCAACAGTTGACACTGCGCCGATTCT contains:
- a CDS encoding DUF3536 domain-containing protein encodes the protein MAKRFICVHGHFYQPPRENPWLEVIEVQDSAYPYHDWNARITAECYGPNAWSRILNDQGKIMKIVNNYARMSFNFGPTLIAWLADQAPAVYERILEADRESLATHGHGSAIAQAYNHLIMPLANTRDKRTQVRWGIADFVSRFGRHPEGMWLPETAVDLETLDILAEHGITFTILAPYQARRVRPLDQEEWQDVEGGRVDPSRPYLVRLPSGRTITVFFYDGGTAHDVAFGGLLNDGHQLAARLLQAAPADDQPHLVHIATDGETFGHHHRFGDMALAAALETIEQSGEAELTNYAAFLEHYPPTWEAEIIEQTSWSCAHGVERWRSNCGCNSGMNPGWTQEWRQPLREAMDWLRDELAPRYEEAIGALLHDPWEARDDYIHVILDRSPENVQHFFERWQRHPLSKEEQVTALKLLELQRHALLMYTSCGWFFDEISGIETVQVIQYAARAIQLAREALGIDLESGYLEFLERAPSNVPEIGNGRVVYERFVKPAQIGLAEVAAHYAISALFENYPEQTDIACYTIQQQQAYKAEAGRTRLLVATVDVTSTITKEDAQFTIAALHLGEHNVLSGVLPDHHPEQYKALLEELKTSFEQADIPALLRVFDQHFSDQTYSLRTLFRDEQRKILTILLDSAIAESESSFRHVYEDNRLLMQFLHTLGAPIPRPFLAAAEVAIEAALRQVIADEEPDLARFDQLLDDAEQWGLAIDYTGLAYAMQQRLEALATAWHEHPEDSRLLQTLTALAERIPQLREPVNTWNVQNLAWDVRHTIYPTMKERADNDPEAATWVEQFQHLCDTLWLACE